ttatgGCCTTTCCATACAGTTTGCCCTTAGACGATATAATGCTGATTCCTTGCAGTTTTGTTTCTGTACTATACTAATTTATGTTTATGTATGTATTCCAGAGTTTTTCCATATTCTAGTGACCTAGAAATAACACCAGTGTATTTTAAAAAGTCAATAATGGATGCAGGGTATCAACTGTTTGGACAAACCTTTACCAGTGTGGACGTAGATCTGTTAAAATACAATGAAAAAGAGAAAAGAGCAGTTTTGAGAGTACCACAATCACACTATGTAAAACTAAGAAGTAGTCTCAGTTTCGTTCATACATATGCAGATGAAAAATGTTATTTTAGGGTTCATAAGGCTTCTCCATTATTATTATCTTTGCAAGGTGATAGTAGAAGTTGTGGATTTTAATCTATGAGTACCTGTAAAAAGTTTTTATAGATAATACTGAAAAGACTGAATAGTGTTTGTATTTGTTCATAATAATCAGTTTGTTcaattttctttaataaatatttttgtattttatataatgAAATGCATAGTACGTATTTTTAACCAGGTTTGTTAACCTATGTATGTTCAAAAATTTATTGTCTGTTGACAATTGAATGGCCGCCCTGAATAAGGTTGTAACccacaaaaacatgttttggcgGAAAACGTTTTTTCGCTTGTAATCATATTTAAGATCAGAAATGTACTTTTTATTGTTGGATgaggaaaacaaaaaatttttgagaGGATAATATAATAtcttaaattttatatataaaaaattaaggcTATAAACTGCGATATAAAATCGGTTTAGTGGAACAAGGTTGTAACATCACTGAAATTCATCAAAATGAGTTGGTTACAACCTTTTAACATTTTGTGTAGAAATGTATGGGAATAAGACAAAAACATGACTgcttgttaaaaaaataatatttagttTTCAAGGAGCACCTATACCTacctatatttatttatataaaccTACATTATTAACAAagataaaaaattgatttttagttTTCCCTAAAAATTCCCTATATTCTCGATTAGGAATATAAGCACACATATCCGCTAAGTTGCTTTTTGTTTCTTTCTTTACTGGCAAATGATTCTTATACAACACAGGAAGACTAATCCAAGGTCGCAATACATTGTTTATTTCTCGGCATAATAGATTTGTGGGATCATCACTGGTAATTTTGTACCAAACCGCTTCAGTTATTTTAGTCTTGCTTTTCAGTAAAGCTGACTTGACTATAGTAAAGTCTTTGATAGCGGTCCTCTCAAGAAAACACACAATAAATGGCTTGCGAGGGTCTTGCATTGGCTATAACTTCAATCCAAATTTTTGGATGATATACCTAGTGATGCTGTTTTTTCTTATGCTCCATAAGGGCGAAATCCCTTTCACAGGAGAAGCTGTGTGCTCTGATTGTACTAACGTTTACTGGAGGTCCTTTTTCAGAAACAACAGCACCTTTTCTGGTGACATATTGCTTCGCAGTGTCTCGTAGGGTTTTTTTATTATCCTTCCACTTACTAAGCCGATATTTTATTTTTCGCGATTTGTTTAACTGCTTTTCTGTGGCCACACTCACATTAATACATGCTACATCCGCCATGTCTAATATTTCTAATGATGTTACAACCTTATTCGCTGCAGCTCTACTGGAATGCTCTCATAAAAATGAAATCAGGTGATTATTCTGCTAATAACACCGATTCATAAATATTAAGGGTTAGGTACAACCTTATTCGGGGCGGACACTCAATTATTGGACCAATTATTTGTGTTTGAAATAATAAGTTAAGTTAATtaagataagtccggaaatggataaacgaactaattctaaataactttagttctatagagttttttaagtaagttatacttttcgagttatttgtgagtgaatatgtgtacttttcaacaaaaatatcacgttttcagacgatttttcgcaaataactcaaaaaataagtttattattttatcgaaaaaatattcttagtaaaaatgtagcttataaaaaagacgtaaaaaatggtgtattcatgaagtctataaactcagtaaaagcaaagttataactcataaaaaatacgtttttattcgtcaatttcaaatctaatatttcaacggGAAATagccaaaaaatgaagcaattttcaaTGAAAACCCAttagaaactttttaaaatgtttaagaacagccttctttttatttttaataaaagtttctggcatcaaaactaagcgagttatgcccaaaataaagttggtctctcttttttttttggaataataAAAATCATGAAAACCTCTCAATATTTAGcgccctaaataaaattaatcgttaccgctttactttatatgtgtattgtttatatctgtaagtttgaccgatTCGAAGTttgaagtgtttatttttgaattattttgggtttaggtcttagcgtagtaaaaagatatacaaaaaaatacataaaaacaaaagaaaaaaaaaataaaaaatataataaaaaaaatgttaaaaaatatattaaaaaaaaataataataaaaaaacagagtaaaaaaacttagtagtagtagtaatagttttaaatttagatactaagttactaagcatatattttgtaaaagagaattcaaaacacattgactggccagttggttgcttaaaccagtgccaataaaacataaacacacacacaaattttttaaacaaatttggttttatagtaaaaaattttttttctaaaattttatgctctttttttaaaataacttaaagaGTATAAGTGATGGGAAAAATATCAAAGAGTAAAAAAGtttaggttttgcttttataaatgtGATAGTTTCATGTTgttttctgtaaaacaaaaattgattaagatgtGGCTgctcaaaatttgcatacactcatgattattgactcgtttaagccttttcaactataaccctttcaaaataaacactttgaaccggtgaaacttacacaGACCGTATAAAAATACATAAGTAcctaaagtaaattgtttgtaaagcggtaatgattaatttcatttagggggcgatttttacgatttttttaacaaaaaaggggtccaactttattttaagcgtaataGTTTACGCCAGTTTTAATGgctttcccgaaaagtgcttcatttttttggttatttcacgttgaaatattcgatttggaatttgacgactaAGAACGTCTTTTTCacgagctacaactttgcttttctGAGTTTATAGACTTTATaaatacactatttttttttgtttttttttataagctatatttttgccaacgatatttttttcgctaaaatacttactttttgagttatttgcgaaaaccgcctaaaaacgtagtgttttggtaaaaaatacatattttcaCTCACAAATAATTCGGAAAGTATTGATTTAGTTAAAAACCTCTATAGGACAAAGGTTAATTAGAACTAGTCAATACTGTATGCTGTATGAAAGTTTTATTCGACTAATCCATCTCTATCCCTCCATTTTTCCTTGTTTATAAGGGGAAGTatatggtatttaggtcctctaatcaTGTGGCGAAGTATTCTATTTTTCTCCTCGTTATGATGTATATGTTAATTGGTTTAGCATTTTGGTTTTTAACATCGATGTcttacaaccatacaataggatagaccacacataacactttaggaTCTTCTTGCGAATATGCATCAACAGGTTTCtgctacataaaactggtttccaagTCATAGAAACCTTACCTGATATTTTGATCCTGGTTATTATCCCTTCACCAGAGTCACAATTTTACATTTATTCAGCTGCCAAGGTATGTACAATGGTTTACGCGTTCTATCTCCTCTTCATTAAGAGAAAGCAGGCATTGATCTATattctatattaatctttccatcCATCAGTCTTTGAAAtgttcactgactagatttattAATATCAGGAGATAAATTTTCTGCAAGATTGTCCGTATCGTCAACGTCTGTGATATTGTTGATTAATTACTTCTCCGTCTATTATAGCCTTACTCACTCTTGTCTGTCACTGTCATACGAAGCCTCCCTAAAGGTTTCTTTAGAGTATAGATTAAAAAGACTGGGTGACAAAACACAACCCCGTGTACTCCACgtttgatgggtagtttttcagTTCGACTATCTCCAATTTGGATaaaggctacttgattgtaatataagtattttagcaGTCTTATATAGTGATCAACTCCTGCTGCACGCAGGCAATCGAAATATGTAtcgtgttgtactcggtcgaatgctttctcaaagtcaatgaaacaaacataaacgttctttcggaattcagaACTTGTTTGTAAGAGAACTCGCATAcatctctagttcctagaccatacCTAACCCAAATTGTTTATTGCGCATTCTACTTCCGCACAGAAGGAATATTCGCTTTTGTATAATTCATATCCTTAGGTGTGTagctcatcaaactgattagtctaaaatcgctgcatttggtgggcctacTTTTCTCTGGTAATTGTTATAAatagtgactccaaccaatcatgtggtatttttccttcgttgtaaattatttgttaaaGAAAGTGATTAAGTAGGTAATTTGTTCCTCATCGAAAAGTTCAAGTAGCTCAGCAAGGAATTGATCTGACcaggagctttattattttttgcttGCTGTATTGCTTTTCTGATTCCAGTATACTGGGACCCCTGACTAACTGGATGGCACAGGTAATACGTACCTATGTATTGTTATATTCTTATttgatatgagaattaaaattttataattataagcaaaattcaaattaatataaaagatcttcaattttctcaaccacgggcatgtaaatttagaacaacctgtatacaacaaattattatatttagtttttaagaaagtgattcgaagaagcgtacgaaactcgataacaatgcgcctaagataaacaagtttgagtgacgcggaacattatagtgttcgcggaaggttcgatcattagcctacgctaaataagactcagtgaaatagataataggtcattaagttttgtaaaaagtagaaagtaagtttaaattgggaaatgattattttttc
This genomic window from Diabrotica virgifera virgifera chromosome 1, PGI_DIABVI_V3a contains:
- the LOC126879515 gene encoding ribonuclease P protein subunit p14 — its product is MTNYYYLDISLVFPYSSDLEITPVYFKKSIMDAGYQLFGQTFTSVDVDLLKYNEKEKRAVLRVPQSHYVKLRSSLSFVHTYADEKCYFRVHKASPLLLSLQGDSRSCGF